A genome region from Pseudanabaena sp. Chao 1811 includes the following:
- a CDS encoding EAL domain-containing protein, translating into MSNVISEFGEFAGSTEQRSQRSLHILMIEDVEADVELILLTLESANISFTYDVTATLVECQKYLHSATYDVVLSDYRLPSFNGLQAFKLLKASGQDIPFILITGSLGEEAAVECIKAGMTDYVLKDRLFRLPSVLERALQEFTLRRQQKEAIAKIEQQAWRETIINRIVQAMRETLVLEDVLQTTANLLHEALQATYCLILQPNSDQQILVSYVNNENNDPNNNNKKMLGLPCDFFTNYHADLIRGKQIAIHQINEIVKEEVRQIANNSGVQSFVLTPLFYQQVYFGGISIYQNDRERIWTDNELSLVKEIADQCAIAIHQSELYQNAQSELMERKRMEEQLRHDAFHDVLTGLPNRALFLDRLSHALQLLQRRSHLNSEGLTDKFAVLFLDLDRFKVINDSLGHLAGDQLLKVVANRLIDCLRGGDTVARLGGDEFVMLLEDIQELDNVIEVVHRIQDALKVPISLDGNEVFISTSIGIALSSSEYTQPDQLLRDADTAMYQAKEQGRERYEIFNPAMHKEALKKLRLENELRRAIERQELRVYYQPIICLKSSQILGFEALVRWQHPEDGLISPAEFIPLAEDIGLIGAIDFWVLQEACTQLHKWQAQFPLAKTMTINVNLSGKHFTKPDLIRKIEQILESSNLDSSHLKIEVTESILIEKTSLATQILSDLNARNIQVCIDDFGTGYSSLSYLHRFPIHTLKIDRSFITSLKNESEHCEIVKAIIILGINLGLNVIAEGVETAEQLDFLEINNCHACQGYYLFKPLEAEEIAALLR; encoded by the coding sequence ATGAGCAATGTGATATCAGAGTTTGGAGAATTTGCGGGGTCAACCGAACAACGATCACAGCGATCGCTGCATATTTTGATGATTGAAGATGTTGAGGCGGATGTGGAGTTAATCTTACTGACGCTCGAATCAGCAAATATATCTTTCACCTATGATGTAACAGCGACCCTAGTTGAGTGCCAGAAATATTTGCACAGTGCAACCTACGATGTTGTACTTTCGGATTACCGATTACCTAGTTTTAACGGATTACAGGCTTTTAAATTACTCAAAGCATCAGGTCAAGATATTCCTTTTATCTTAATTACGGGGAGCTTAGGGGAAGAGGCAGCAGTAGAATGTATCAAGGCAGGAATGACTGATTATGTTCTCAAGGATCGGTTGTTTCGGTTGCCCAGTGTGCTAGAACGCGCCTTGCAAGAATTTACACTGCGCCGTCAACAAAAAGAAGCGATCGCCAAAATTGAACAGCAAGCATGGCGGGAAACCATCATTAATCGTATTGTCCAAGCGATGCGGGAAACTTTGGTTTTAGAGGATGTCTTGCAAACAACGGCAAATCTCTTACATGAGGCTCTACAAGCCACCTATTGCTTGATCCTTCAGCCAAATAGCGACCAACAAATACTTGTAAGTTATGTGAATAATGAAAACAATGATCCCAATAATAATAATAAGAAGATGCTGGGACTACCATGCGACTTTTTCACCAATTATCATGCCGACTTAATAAGGGGAAAGCAGATTGCAATCCATCAAATCAATGAGATTGTAAAGGAAGAAGTTCGCCAAATTGCTAATAACTCTGGTGTGCAATCATTTGTACTGACACCACTGTTTTATCAACAAGTTTATTTTGGGGGCATTAGTATTTATCAAAATGATCGCGAACGTATTTGGACAGATAACGAACTATCTCTAGTTAAAGAAATCGCCGATCAATGTGCGATCGCCATTCATCAATCAGAACTTTATCAAAATGCACAATCTGAACTGATGGAGCGCAAAAGGATGGAAGAGCAACTTCGCCATGATGCGTTTCATGATGTGTTAACAGGTTTGCCAAATCGAGCCTTATTCCTCGATCGCCTTAGTCATGCTTTACAACTATTACAAAGGCGATCGCATCTCAATTCCGAAGGTCTTACCGATAAGTTTGCAGTTCTCTTCTTAGATTTAGATCGGTTTAAGGTGATCAATGATAGCCTCGGACATTTAGCAGGCGATCAGTTGCTCAAGGTTGTGGCAAATCGCTTAATTGACTGCTTGAGGGGTGGTGATACGGTAGCGCGGCTAGGCGGTGATGAGTTTGTGATGTTGCTGGAAGACATTCAAGAGCTTGATAATGTCATTGAAGTTGTCCATAGAATTCAGGATGCTTTAAAGGTTCCAATATCCTTGGATGGTAATGAAGTATTTATAAGTACTAGTATTGGTATTGCGCTCAGTTCCAGTGAATACACCCAACCTGATCAACTACTGCGTGATGCAGACACCGCAATGTATCAGGCAAAGGAACAGGGTAGGGAGCGGTATGAAATCTTTAATCCCGCAATGCACAAAGAAGCGCTCAAAAAGCTCCGCTTAGAGAATGAGTTGCGAAGAGCAATTGAACGACAAGAGCTACGAGTATATTACCAACCAATTATTTGTCTGAAATCATCACAGATACTAGGGTTTGAAGCTCTTGTGCGTTGGCAACATCCTGAGGATGGTTTGATTTCACCTGCGGAATTTATTCCCCTTGCGGAGGATATCGGACTCATTGGGGCGATCGACTTTTGGGTATTGCAAGAGGCTTGCACCCAACTACACAAGTGGCAAGCTCAGTTTCCTCTAGCAAAAACTATGACAATCAATGTTAACTTATCTGGGAAGCACTTCACTAAGCCAGATTTGATTCGTAAAATAGAACAAATACTAGAAAGTAGCAATCTAGATAGCTCTCATTTAAAGATAGAAGTTACGGAAAGTATCTTAATTGAAAAAACTTCCTTAGCGACACAAATTTTAAGCGATCTCAATGCCAGAAATATTCAAGTTTGTATTGATGATTTTGGGACAGGCTATTCTTCGTTAAGCTATTTGCATCGTTTTCCCATCCATACTCTCAAAATTGATCGTTCATTTATTACAAGTCTTAAAAATGAGTCTGAACATTGTGAAATCGTCAAAGCGATTATTATTTTAGGGATCAATCTGGGGTTAAATGTGATTGCCGAGGGGGTAGAGACGGCGGAACAGTTAGACTTTTTGGAGATAAATAATTGCCATGCTTGTCAGGGATATTATCTATTTAAGCCTTTAGAAGCAGAGGAGATCGCAGCTTTATTACGATAA
- a CDS encoding response regulator: protein MEPTQILLVEDDPNDVELIQLALDSYNFVNKIDIASDGEQAIHYLFGRDGNPPIQPLPKLVLLDLKLPKIDGIQVLEMIRSSPRTHNLVVVVMTSSAENRDLKACYDLGVNSYIVKPLDFQQFVEMSRQVGFYWMMLNQLPSST, encoded by the coding sequence ATGGAACCAACTCAAATTCTACTAGTTGAAGATGATCCTAATGATGTCGAGCTAATTCAATTAGCTTTAGATAGTTATAACTTTGTTAATAAAATTGATATCGCCTCAGATGGTGAACAAGCAATTCATTATCTATTTGGACGCGATGGTAATCCTCCCATTCAACCATTGCCAAAACTAGTACTTTTAGATTTAAAGCTACCAAAGATTGATGGTATTCAGGTATTAGAGATGATTCGGAGTTCTCCCCGTACCCATAATCTTGTAGTTGTGGTGATGACTTCCTCTGCGGAAAATCGTGATTTAAAAGCTTGTTACGATTTAGGAGTTAATAGCTACATTGTCAAGCCTTTAGACTTCCAGCAATTTGTGGAGATGTCGCGCCAAGTAGGATTTTACTGGATGATGCTCAATCAGTTACCATCCAGCACTTAG